From Vagococcus jeotgali, one genomic window encodes:
- a CDS encoding class I SAM-dependent methyltransferase encodes MSAHYFTNKPDTDHDRKKWTFPLLGKTYTFITDSNVFSRETVDFGSRVLIEAFSDEDIPEGAILDVGCGYGPMGMSLADSTGRDVHMIDVNERSVSLAKENASNNQVVNTTIYVSDIYNSVEKTDFAAIISNPPIRAGKKVVHEIIEESINYLKKDGTLTIVIQKKQGAPSAKKKMEDVFGNVETVINKKGYYIYRSQKLDE; translated from the coding sequence ATGAGTGCACATTATTTTACAAATAAACCAGATACAGATCATGATAGAAAAAAATGGACCTTTCCATTACTAGGTAAAACGTATACCTTTATAACAGACAGTAATGTTTTCTCAAGAGAGACAGTAGACTTTGGGTCACGTGTTTTAATTGAAGCCTTTAGTGATGAGGATATTCCAGAAGGTGCTATTTTAGATGTTGGCTGTGGATACGGGCCTATGGGGATGAGTTTAGCTGATAGTACAGGCCGAGACGTTCATATGATTGATGTGAACGAAAGATCAGTTTCATTAGCTAAAGAAAATGCTAGTAACAATCAAGTAGTTAATACTACCATCTATGTGTCAGATATTTATAATAGTGTAGAAAAAACTGATTTTGCAGCTATTATTAGCAACCCACCTATTAGAGCAGGTAAAAAAGTGGTACATGAGATTATTGAAGAATCCATAAATTATTTAAAAAAGGACGGCACTTTAACGATTGTGATTCAAAAGAAACAAGGTGCTCCCAGTGCTAAAAAGAAAATGGAAGACGTTTTTGGCAATGTAGAAACTGTTATAAATAAAAAAGGCTACTATATATATCGTAGCCAAAAGTTAGATGAATAA
- a CDS encoding ISNCY family transposase has translation MNETKKYQVIKAVAENKKQKKRASVELNLSIRQINRLVKSYRENGKSAFVHKNRGRKNKHSVPEKVKQQIITSYQSFSIKPNIRHFTEILKNDHHICYTDTTIRSILYKAKILSPKAQKKTKRRLKQLIKQEGQQTKQSENLLVPRAEDYLELPEKTHPSRPRKKYKGELIQLDASSYNWFGNQITHLHLAIDDASGNIVGAYFDQQETLNGYYHVLHQILTKQGIPATFLTDKRTVFEYNRKSTKAVEEDTFTQFGFACHQLGIDIKTSSIPQAKGRVERLNGTVQSRLPVDLEIANIHSIEEANQFLSVWIRKFNRQFGHKTAESVYETSPTTAEINLLLATVSHRIVDNGHHIKYQNKFYLPMEGSSDKYFTRKTKALIIKAFNGEIYVNIAEKIYPTRRLKTHETYSKEFDGVSSDIKKERRKYIPPQSHPWKLESFKRYLQSIDRTIEEYEAEKTA, from the coding sequence ATGAATGAAACCAAAAAGTATCAAGTTATTAAAGCTGTCGCTGAAAATAAAAAACAAAAAAAGAGAGCTAGTGTTGAACTTAATTTATCTATACGACAAATTAACCGTTTAGTGAAATCATACAGGGAAAATGGTAAATCAGCATTTGTCCATAAAAATCGAGGGAGAAAAAATAAGCACTCTGTGCCTGAAAAAGTAAAACAACAAATAATCACTAGTTATCAATCGTTTAGTATTAAACCAAATATTAGGCATTTTACTGAAATACTGAAAAACGACCATCATATCTGTTATACAGATACTACAATTAGAAGCATCCTGTACAAAGCAAAAATACTTTCACCAAAGGCTCAAAAAAAGACAAAAAGAAGACTCAAACAATTAATAAAGCAAGAAGGTCAACAAACCAAACAATCAGAGAACCTATTGGTTCCAAGAGCTGAAGACTACCTAGAACTCCCTGAAAAGACCCATCCTAGTCGACCTAGAAAAAAATACAAAGGAGAATTAATTCAATTAGATGCTAGTTCATATAATTGGTTTGGAAATCAAATAACTCATCTTCATTTAGCTATTGACGACGCATCAGGTAATATTGTTGGCGCTTATTTTGACCAACAGGAAACGCTCAATGGTTATTACCATGTTCTTCATCAAATTCTGACAAAACAAGGGATTCCTGCCACTTTTCTAACAGATAAACGAACCGTCTTTGAGTACAACAGAAAATCAACAAAAGCTGTAGAAGAAGATACGTTCACGCAGTTTGGGTTTGCTTGTCATCAATTAGGTATTGACATAAAAACATCCTCTATTCCTCAAGCGAAAGGTCGTGTAGAACGTTTAAATGGGACAGTGCAATCAAGATTGCCTGTTGATCTTGAGATAGCAAATATACATTCTATAGAGGAGGCTAATCAATTTCTATCTGTATGGATTCGAAAGTTTAATCGACAATTTGGTCACAAAACTGCAGAAAGTGTTTATGAAACTTCTCCTACAACAGCTGAAATTAATTTATTACTAGCTACTGTCTCTCATCGTATAGTCGATAATGGCCATCATATTAAGTATCAAAATAAATTTTATCTTCCAATGGAAGGTAGTAGCGACAAATATTTTACAAGAAAAACAAAAGCATTAATTATAAAAGCTTTTAACGGGGAGATTTATGTTAATATAGCAGAAAAAATTTATCCTACTAGACGATTAAAAACCCACGAGACCTATTCAAAAGAGTTTGATGGGGTTTCTTCAGATATAAAAAAAGAAAGACGCAAGTACATTCCACCACAGTCACATCCGTGGAAACTTGAGTCTTTCAAAAGGTATCTTCAAAGTATTGACCGTACTATCGAAGAATATGAGGCTGAAAAAACAGCCTGA
- the rpoB gene encoding DNA-directed RNA polymerase subunit beta: MVGHVVKYGKHRERRSYSRISEVLELPNLIEIQTDSYKWFLDEGLREMFEDIMPITDFSEKLSLEFVDYEMKEPKYTVEEARAHDANYSAPIHVTLRLDNQVTGEIKSQEVFFGDFPLMTEMGTFIINGAERVVVSQLVRSPGVYFNEKQERNGHEGFGATVIPNRGAWLELETDAKNLSYARIDRTRKIPLTVLVRALGFGSDSTITEIFGESESLQLTLEKDIHKNSSDSRTEEALKDVYERLRPGEPKTAESSRNLLNSRFFDPKRYDLAAVGRYKINKKLNLKTRLLNHTLAETLVDPETGEILVEKGTVVTHAVMDELEKYLDNGLNSVTYYPSEDGVVTEPMMVQVVKVFSPKDPERVVNVIGNGLPESNVRTVRPADIIASISYFYNLMEGIGSVDDIDHLGNRRIRSVGELLQNQFRIGLSRMERVVRERMSIQDTETLTPQQLINIRPVVASMKEFFGSSQLSQFMDQTNPLGELTHKRRLSALGPGGLTRDRAGYEVRDVHYSHYGRMCPIETPEGPNIGLINSLSSYAKVNKYGFIETPYRRVDRQTHRVTEHIDYLTADEEDHYMVAQANSPLEDDGKFAEDVVMARIQSENLEVSVDKVDYMDVSPKQVVAVATSCIPFLENDDSNRALMGANMQRQAVPLIQPRSPLVGTGMEYKAAHDSGAALLCKHDGVVEYVDAREIRVRRNDGALDKYTVIKFHRSNAGTSYNQRPIVRMDEMVEAGDTLADGSSMEEGEMALGQNVLVAFMTWEGYNYEDAIIMNRRLVKDDVYTSIHIEEYESEARDTKLGPEEITRELPNVGDDALKNLDEMGIIRIGAEVKDGDLLVGKVTPKGVTELSAEERLLHAIFGEKAREVRDTSLRVPHGGGGIVHDVKIFTREGGDELSPGVNMLVRVYIVQKRKINEGDKMAGRHGNKGVVSRIMPEEDMPYMPDGTPVDIMLNPLGVPSRMNIGQVLELHLGMAARALGIHVATPVFDGADEEDVWSTVAEAGMARDAKTVLYDGRTGEAFDNRISVGVMYMLKLAHMVDDKLHARSIGPYSLVTQQPLGGKAQFGGQRFGEMEVWALEAYGAAYTLQEILTYKSDDVVGRVKTYESIVKGEPIQKPGVPESFRVLVKELQALGLDMRVLDAQEHEIELRDMDDEDDDLITVDALAKFAKEQAEKEEAEKLLKAAEENQE, encoded by the coding sequence TTGGTTGGACACGTAGTGAAATACGGCAAGCACCGAGAAAGACGTAGCTATTCAAGAATTAGCGAAGTCTTAGAATTACCAAACTTAATCGAAATTCAAACTGACTCATACAAATGGTTTTTAGATGAAGGATTGCGTGAGATGTTTGAGGACATCATGCCAATTACTGATTTTAGTGAAAAATTATCATTAGAGTTTGTAGATTATGAAATGAAAGAACCAAAATACACAGTTGAGGAAGCAAGAGCACACGATGCTAACTACTCAGCTCCTATTCACGTAACTTTAAGATTAGATAACCAAGTAACTGGAGAAATCAAATCACAAGAAGTGTTCTTTGGTGATTTCCCGTTAATGACAGAAATGGGTACCTTTATTATTAATGGTGCTGAGCGTGTTGTGGTATCTCAGTTAGTAAGATCACCAGGAGTTTATTTTAACGAAAAACAAGAACGTAATGGTCATGAAGGATTTGGCGCAACAGTTATTCCTAACCGTGGTGCCTGGTTAGAACTTGAAACAGATGCAAAGAACTTATCTTATGCACGTATTGACCGTACTAGAAAAATCCCATTAACAGTGTTAGTTAGAGCCTTAGGTTTTGGTTCTGATTCAACGATTACAGAGATTTTTGGTGAGAGTGAAAGTTTACAATTAACTCTTGAAAAAGATATTCATAAAAATTCAAGTGATTCTCGTACAGAAGAAGCCTTAAAAGACGTTTATGAAAGATTACGTCCAGGTGAGCCAAAAACAGCAGAAAGTTCAAGAAACTTGCTTAACTCTCGTTTCTTTGATCCAAAACGCTATGACTTAGCAGCTGTTGGTCGTTACAAAATCAACAAAAAATTAAACTTAAAAACACGTTTACTAAATCATACATTAGCTGAGACATTAGTAGATCCTGAAACTGGAGAAATCCTAGTTGAAAAAGGAACTGTTGTGACTCATGCTGTTATGGATGAATTAGAAAAATATTTAGACAATGGTTTAAACAGTGTGACATATTACCCAAGTGAAGATGGTGTAGTTACTGAGCCGATGATGGTTCAAGTGGTTAAAGTATTCTCACCAAAAGATCCTGAGCGTGTGGTCAATGTTATTGGTAATGGCTTACCAGAATCAAACGTACGAACAGTTCGCCCTGCTGATATTATTGCTTCAATTAGTTATTTCTATAACTTAATGGAAGGAATTGGCTCAGTAGATGATATCGATCATTTAGGAAACCGTCGTATCCGTTCAGTTGGTGAATTATTACAAAATCAATTCCGTATTGGTTTATCTCGTATGGAGCGTGTGGTTCGTGAGAGAATGTCAATTCAAGACACTGAAACACTAACACCACAACAATTAATCAATATCCGTCCAGTGGTAGCATCAATGAAAGAATTCTTTGGTTCTTCTCAGTTATCACAGTTCATGGATCAAACTAACCCATTAGGGGAATTAACTCACAAACGTCGTCTATCTGCCTTAGGGCCTGGTGGTTTAACTCGTGACCGTGCTGGCTATGAAGTACGTGATGTTCATTATTCGCATTATGGTCGTATGTGTCCGATTGAAACACCTGAGGGACCAAATATTGGGTTAATCAATAGTTTATCTAGTTACGCTAAAGTAAACAAATATGGTTTTATTGAAACACCATATCGTCGTGTTGATCGTCAAACACACCGTGTAACAGAGCATATTGATTATTTAACAGCTGATGAAGAGGATCATTACATGGTAGCACAAGCGAACTCGCCATTAGAAGATGATGGTAAATTTGCTGAAGATGTTGTTATGGCTCGTATCCAAAGTGAAAACTTGGAAGTTTCTGTTGATAAAGTTGACTACATGGATGTATCACCTAAACAGGTAGTTGCGGTTGCCACGTCATGTATTCCTTTCTTAGAAAACGATGATTCTAACCGTGCCTTAATGGGTGCCAACATGCAGCGTCAGGCTGTACCTTTAATCCAACCTCGTTCACCACTTGTGGGAACTGGTATGGAATATAAAGCTGCTCATGACTCTGGTGCCGCTTTGTTATGTAAACATGATGGTGTTGTTGAATACGTTGATGCACGCGAAATTCGTGTTCGCCGTAATGATGGTGCTTTAGATAAATACACAGTCATTAAATTCCACCGCTCAAATGCTGGAACAAGTTACAACCAACGACCAATCGTTCGTATGGATGAAATGGTTGAAGCAGGAGATACGTTAGCTGATGGCTCTTCGATGGAAGAAGGAGAAATGGCTTTAGGTCAAAACGTGTTGGTCGCGTTTATGACGTGGGAAGGTTATAACTATGAAGATGCGATTATTATGAATCGTCGTCTAGTTAAAGATGATGTCTATACATCTATTCACATTGAAGAATATGAATCAGAAGCACGTGATACAAAATTAGGACCTGAAGAGATTACACGTGAATTACCAAACGTTGGTGATGATGCACTTAAAAACTTAGATGAGATGGGTATTATTCGTATTGGGGCTGAAGTTAAAGATGGTGATCTTTTAGTTGGTAAGGTAACGCCAAAAGGGGTCACAGAATTATCAGCTGAAGAGCGTCTATTACATGCTATATTCGGCGAGAAAGCTCGTGAAGTTCGTGATACATCTCTACGTGTACCACATGGTGGTGGCGGTATTGTTCATGATGTTAAAATCTTTACCCGTGAAGGTGGAGATGAGTTATCACCTGGTGTTAATATGTTAGTCCGTGTTTATATCGTTCAAAAACGTAAAATTAACGAAGGGGATAAAATGGCTGGACGTCATGGTAATAAAGGGGTAGTTTCTCGTATTATGCCAGAAGAAGATATGCCTTATATGCCTGATGGTACACCTGTTGATATCATGTTAAACCCATTAGGGGTACCTTCTCGTATGAATATCGGACAAGTACTTGAGCTACATTTAGGTATGGCAGCTCGTGCGTTAGGTATTCATGTTGCAACACCTGTATTTGATGGGGCTGATGAAGAAGATGTATGGAGTACAGTAGCAGAGGCGGGTATGGCTCGTGATGCTAAGACTGTTCTTTATGACGGACGTACTGGTGAAGCTTTTGATAACCGTATTTCAGTTGGTGTGATGTACATGTTGAAACTTGCTCACATGGTTGATGATAAACTACACGCAAGATCAATTGGACCATACTCACTTGTAACACAACAACCTCTTGGAGGTAAAGCACAATTTGGTGGACAACGTTTTGGTGAGATGGAAGTATGGGCACTTGAAGCTTATGGTGCTGCTTATACATTACAAGAAATCTTAACGTACAAATCAGATGATGTGGTTGGTCGTGTGAAAACATATGAATCAATCGTTAAAGGTGAACCAATTCAAAAACCAGGTGTACCAGAATCATTTAGAGTACTTGTTAAAGAATTACAAGCTCTTGGTTTAGATATGCGAGTACTTGATGCACAAGAACATGAAATTGAATTACGTGACATGGATGATGAAGATGATGATTTAATCACCGTTGATGCTCTAGCGAAATTTGCTAAAGAGCAAGCTGAAAAAGAAGAAGCTGAAAAATTATTAAAAGCAGCAGAAGAAAATCAAGAATAA